In Oceaniferula marina, the following proteins share a genomic window:
- a CDS encoding DUF2062 domain-containing protein, with protein MKRKYLRLVRRAYRYLRHPHIRNRPWLLALTKPLYNRELWHPCRYTVAGGLSIGLFCAMLPIPFQMLLAAIWGMKAKINIPIAMGTCWVSNPFTHPPLIVVQITFGHWIRQFVDIPMPFDKAMQIKFLNLNITGNPADFFVGCLAMAVTLSLLVYPIVYGISAFLPNRGRRLKAIKQRRKKSV; from the coding sequence ATGAAACGCAAATACCTCAGACTGGTTCGGCGCGCTTACCGCTATCTCAGACACCCCCACATTCGCAACCGACCGTGGCTGTTGGCCCTGACCAAACCGCTCTACAACCGGGAGCTCTGGCACCCGTGCCGCTACACCGTAGCCGGGGGACTATCGATTGGCCTTTTTTGCGCGATGCTCCCCATCCCCTTCCAAATGTTGCTGGCCGCCATCTGGGGGATGAAAGCTAAAATAAACATCCCGATCGCCATGGGAACCTGCTGGGTATCCAACCCGTTCACCCACCCACCCTTGATTGTAGTGCAAATCACGTTTGGTCACTGGATTCGGCAATTTGTCGATATTCCAATGCCGTTTGACAAAGCAATGCAGATCAAATTCCTCAACCTCAATATCACGGGAAATCCGGCCGACTTCTTTGTTGGATGTCTCGCCATGGCGGTAACGCTCAGTCTGCTGGTCTACCCAATCGTCTATGGCATCTCTGCTTTTTTACCGAACCGCGGGAGGCGTCTGAAAGCGATCAAGCAACGCCGCAAAAAATCCGTTTAG
- a CDS encoding exosortase system-associated protein, TIGR04073 family, giving the protein MKKALTIAAAILCTASGVMADIQASPGSTYTSTRKLGRALSNIIYGVVEIPEQVVRKNEEHGRKAASTYGVADGTRRAFKRLGYGFYELFTFHCPTYHGTFKPPYERCGEDHRIEMNPSDGLSEFPPSLGAEAFIYSRVQKF; this is encoded by the coding sequence ATGAAAAAAGCACTTACGATCGCAGCAGCAATTCTCTGTACAGCATCCGGCGTGATGGCTGATATTCAGGCATCCCCTGGATCCACCTACACCTCTACCCGTAAGCTGGGTCGCGCCCTGAGCAACATTATCTATGGAGTCGTTGAGATCCCTGAACAAGTCGTCCGTAAAAACGAAGAACACGGCCGCAAAGCTGCATCCACCTATGGTGTAGCCGATGGCACACGCCGCGCCTTCAAGCGTCTTGGCTATGGTTTCTACGAACTGTTCACTTTCCACTGCCCAACCTACCACGGAACCTTCAAACCACCATACGAGCGTTGTGGTGAAGATCACCGTATCGAGATGAACCCAAGTGACGGACTCTCTGAGTTCCCACCATCTCTGGGAGCTGAGGCATTTATCTATTCACGTGTGCAGAAGTTTTAA